The following are encoded together in the Bacillus carboniphilus genome:
- a CDS encoding AraC family transcriptional regulator, which produces MEGLQRMVESIEYIESHLDKELVIEDIASIACMSKFHFQRMFNMLTGFTVSEYIRNRRITLAAQEIVHSHAKVIDVAMKFGYESPEAFTKAFRRIHGISPSAAKKDSQSLKAYPRLSFQLQLKGDVEMEYKIIEKEAFSVVGKSIRMSIVGGENNRKIPVFWKESNENGFSKELAKNCGPLGLLGICMDFDKQQENLTYLIGAEKKITEVPDDWEEREIPSASWAVFPVRGAMPEAMQTVWERIYSEWFPSTGYEHAGGPEMEVYCSKEDPYQEGYYSEIWIPIKK; this is translated from the coding sequence TTGGAAGGACTTCAAAGAATGGTAGAAAGCATTGAGTATATTGAAAGTCATTTAGATAAAGAACTTGTCATCGAGGACATTGCTTCGATTGCTTGTATGTCTAAGTTTCATTTCCAAAGAATGTTCAATATGCTTACAGGTTTTACCGTGAGTGAGTATATCCGGAATCGTCGCATTACGTTAGCCGCACAGGAGATCGTTCACTCTCATGCAAAGGTGATTGATGTGGCGATGAAGTTTGGGTATGAATCGCCAGAAGCTTTTACGAAAGCGTTTCGGCGCATTCATGGGATTAGCCCGTCCGCTGCCAAAAAAGATAGCCAATCTTTGAAGGCCTATCCAAGACTCTCTTTTCAACTACAGTTAAAGGGAGATGTAGAAATGGAGTATAAGATTATTGAAAAAGAAGCCTTCTCAGTTGTCGGTAAAAGCATAAGAATGTCCATTGTCGGGGGAGAAAATAACCGAAAGATTCCTGTGTTCTGGAAGGAGTCCAATGAAAATGGTTTTTCAAAAGAGCTTGCCAAGAACTGTGGGCCACTAGGGCTTCTTGGGATTTGTATGGACTTTGATAAACAGCAAGAAAACTTAACCTATTTAATAGGTGCAGAGAAAAAGATTACGGAAGTACCAGATGATTGGGAAGAAAGAGAAATCCCTTCAGCTTCTTGGGCTGTATTTCCAGTTCGGGGTGCCATGCCAGAAGCTATGCAAACGGTGTGGGAGAGAATTTATTCAGAGTGGTTTCCTTCAACTGGGTATGAACACGCAGGTGGACCTGAGATGGAAGTCTATTGTAGCAAAGAAGACCCATACCAAGAAGGTTATTATAGTGAGATTTGGATCCCAATTAAAAAGTAA
- a CDS encoding VOC family protein: MKIKGFGGIFWRTKDIDSLKKWYKETLGINMEDWNGTVMKPDADNETHFAFFKEESNYFPQDQAVMLNFQVEDIKAWMEHFKKIGVPLLREPEKSEYGTFIWIQDPEGRWIEIWEK; this comes from the coding sequence ATGAAAATTAAAGGATTTGGCGGGATTTTTTGGAGAACTAAGGATATTGATTCTTTGAAGAAATGGTACAAAGAAACATTAGGAATTAATATGGAGGATTGGAATGGCACCGTAATGAAACCAGATGCGGACAATGAGACTCATTTTGCTTTTTTTAAAGAAGAAAGCAACTATTTTCCGCAGGACCAGGCTGTCATGTTGAATTTTCAAGTTGAAGATATCAAAGCGTGGATGGAACATTTCAAAAAGATTGGCGTGCCTCTATTAAGGGAACCGGAGAAAAGTGAGTATGGTACTTTTATTTGGATACAAGATCCGGAAGGTAGATGGATTGAGATTTGGGAGAAATAA
- a CDS encoding HD domain-containing protein — MHYVFVNSDEVFEPFYQTKIKTFPWERELLKSKTLNRLKHLSHYGTGSLISSAKHSRFEHTIGVWATIATFFPKEEELRIAAFLHDIGHLPFSHAVEKTLGFNHHTITEQKISGGEIAEILLNHGFSPSRIIDLLNSDSPLTHKTTYLGADHLDSFLRDAYMLGKSDLNPPDILQRISFNGHYVEADLQIGRQILEAIYYDHQSFLSPTLLALDGMLAQAISIYSNSSMVKAGTIQDLTNYELISLLQNSGIKEVVDMLDVILYHPEEIVIKEVDFSGAVKVEVRKVYDKTPLVDGKPLTSICENSQMIMDRIYGLQKNYYVSINPIVTQTEK; from the coding sequence ATGCACTATGTATTTGTAAATTCAGATGAAGTTTTTGAACCCTTTTATCAAACTAAAATCAAAACCTTCCCTTGGGAAAGAGAGCTTTTAAAGAGTAAAACCTTAAACAGGTTAAAACATCTCTCTCATTATGGAACGGGATCTCTTATCTCCTCTGCGAAACATTCTAGATTTGAACATACCATTGGTGTATGGGCCACTATCGCTACATTTTTTCCTAAAGAAGAAGAACTTCGTATAGCAGCTTTTCTCCATGATATAGGTCACCTTCCGTTTTCACATGCTGTCGAAAAAACATTGGGGTTTAACCATCATACGATTACGGAGCAAAAAATAAGTGGGGGAGAGATTGCAGAAATTTTATTAAATCATGGTTTTAGTCCATCAAGAATCATAGACTTGTTGAATTCAGATTCTCCGTTAACTCATAAAACGACATACTTGGGTGCTGATCATTTAGATAGTTTTCTTCGTGATGCTTATATGCTAGGGAAAAGTGACTTAAATCCTCCAGACATTTTGCAGAGAATATCATTTAACGGACATTATGTAGAAGCTGACCTCCAAATAGGCCGTCAGATTTTAGAGGCAATTTACTATGATCATCAAAGCTTTCTTAGTCCTACTTTATTAGCGTTAGATGGAATGCTTGCTCAAGCAATTTCTATTTACTCAAATTCAAGTATGGTCAAGGCTGGTACAATACAAGATCTTACGAATTATGAACTCATTTCTTTGTTGCAAAACTCTGGAATAAAGGAAGTGGTGGATATGTTAGATGTCATTCTTTATCATCCAGAAGAGATTGTCATAAAAGAAGTGGATTTTTCAGGTGCAGTGAAGGTGGAAGTAAGAAAAGTGTATGATAAAACACCTTTAGTTGATGGAAAACCACTAACCTCAATATGTGAGAACTCACAAATGATTATGGATAGAATTTATGGGTTACAGAAAAATTATTATGTTTCCATTAATCCAATCGTTACACAGACAGAAAAGTAA
- a CDS encoding GNAT family N-acetyltransferase gives MEDRTVLTTDRLVLRKMNDEDIGNLMEIFSDPVAMEYYPSTKNEDQTRKWIGWTLNNYADYGVGLWIVEDKVTGDFLGQCGIVPQELEGVMEMEIGYLFARRVWGNGYATEAAIACKQYGFKVLDVERLISFVDVRNKPSAKVAERIGMTLEKTIHRWEKVVSVYSVCSVRE, from the coding sequence ATGGAAGATAGGACGGTATTAACTACTGATAGATTAGTCCTAAGAAAAATGAATGATGAGGATATCGGTAATTTAATGGAGATTTTCTCTGACCCTGTAGCAATGGAATACTATCCTTCTACTAAAAATGAAGATCAGACTAGAAAGTGGATTGGCTGGACCCTAAATAATTATGCCGACTATGGAGTAGGTCTATGGATTGTAGAGGACAAAGTGACGGGTGATTTTTTAGGACAATGCGGAATTGTTCCACAAGAGTTAGAGGGCGTTATGGAAATGGAGATTGGTTACTTGTTTGCTCGGCGGGTATGGGGGAACGGCTATGCGACTGAAGCGGCGATTGCGTGTAAGCAATATGGGTTTAAGGTGCTTGATGTAGAAAGGCTCATTTCCTTTGTAGATGTTCGGAATAAACCTTCTGCAAAAGTGGCTGAACGGATTGGGATGACTTTAGAAAAAACGATACATAGATGGGAGAAAGTTGTGTCGGTGTACTCTGTTTGCAGTGTGCGAGAGTAG
- a CDS encoding PstS family phosphate ABC transporter substrate-binding protein codes for MRFIGSIFIIGALGIIGFVVTIFASLSRDAEFYVPFFIALTIGVMVMIILAIYGYLSRKVPRVIVGVIIGLLIGSVVTFEGYQAYEESLEIVSTQDVDLSEYQPFKENTKAVKLDEESTFKITKSNLPKLDGATALYPVYAAFAQAVYPEKEYNQDNSEVVSRQTSGAFHSLFYGHSDIIFTAHPSENQMERAKSMGFELELTPIGREAFVFFVHSDNPVEELTIEEIQGIYSGEITNWKEVGGKNQKIRAYQRPEDSGSQSALQNLMGDIPLMVPPSEDIVTGMGGIIRETTNYRNKTNAIGFSFRHFSQDMVDLGKIKNIEVEGVLPTKENIKNGSYPIIGEFYAITAGNKNSNIEPFIDWMISEQGQKIVELSGYVPVN; via the coding sequence GTGAGGTTTATAGGGAGTATTTTCATCATAGGGGCATTAGGGATTATTGGGTTTGTGGTGACGATCTTTGCCTCTTTATCTAGAGACGCAGAGTTTTATGTTCCATTTTTTATCGCTCTGACCATTGGGGTGATGGTTATGATCATTCTAGCAATTTACGGATATTTATCAAGGAAAGTACCGAGGGTTATTGTGGGGGTCATAATTGGATTGTTGATAGGTTCGGTAGTTACGTTTGAGGGGTACCAGGCTTATGAGGAGAGTCTTGAAATTGTGAGTACACAGGATGTCGATTTGTCTGAGTATCAGCCATTTAAGGAGAATACTAAAGCTGTGAAGTTGGATGAAGAATCGACTTTTAAAATAACCAAATCGAATTTACCGAAATTAGATGGGGCAACAGCTTTATATCCAGTGTATGCAGCATTTGCTCAAGCAGTCTATCCCGAAAAGGAATACAATCAGGATAATAGTGAAGTAGTTTCCAGACAAACCAGTGGTGCTTTCCACAGTTTATTTTACGGACATTCAGATATCATTTTTACGGCACACCCGTCTGAAAATCAAATGGAAAGAGCGAAGAGTATGGGATTCGAATTAGAATTAACTCCTATTGGCAGGGAAGCGTTTGTGTTCTTTGTTCACTCCGATAATCCAGTGGAGGAGTTAACAATTGAAGAAATCCAAGGTATTTACTCTGGGGAAATCACGAACTGGAAGGAAGTGGGCGGTAAGAACCAGAAAATCCGGGCTTATCAAAGACCTGAAGATAGTGGAAGCCAGTCCGCTTTACAGAACCTGATGGGTGACATTCCTTTAATGGTTCCACCTTCTGAGGACATCGTTACGGGAATGGGTGGTATTATTCGGGAAACAACGAACTACCGAAATAAAACCAACGCTATTGGTTTTTCGTTTAGACACTTTTCTCAAGATATGGTGGATCTGGGGAAAATAAAAAATATAGAAGTTGAGGGAGTATTACCAACCAAGGAAAATATTAAAAATGGAAGCTACCCGATTATTGGTGAGTTTTATGCGATAACGGCAGGAAATAAGAATTCGAACATTGAACCATTTATTGATTGGATGATATCGGAACAAGGTCAAAAAATCGTTGAATTGTCTGGATATGTGCCGGTGAATTAG
- a CDS encoding NUDIX hydrolase codes for MGPRANALGLIVNGDYILLEEQAGKHSRGTGAFYRPIGGTIEFGERSVETLKREFKEELDVEVFISRYITCLENIYTIEEDMAHEITQIYVVEFKDPSLYKRDVFTVTEGNIVTQARWISLKELEHKVLFPNGLMELLKREFMGGEE; via the coding sequence GCAAATGCATTAGGTCTTATCGTAAACGGTGATTACATACTTTTAGAGGAACAAGCAGGGAAACATTCTAGAGGAACCGGGGCATTTTATCGGCCGATTGGAGGAACCATTGAGTTCGGTGAAAGGTCAGTTGAGACTCTAAAGAGAGAGTTTAAAGAGGAATTGGATGTTGAGGTTTTTATATCACGCTATATAACTTGTTTAGAGAACATATATACGATTGAAGAAGACATGGCGCATGAAATAACTCAAATTTATGTAGTTGAGTTTAAAGATCCTAGTCTCTATAAGAGAGACGTTTTTACAGTTACTGAAGGGAATATTGTCACTCAAGCTCGGTGGATTTCATTGAAAGAATTAGAGCATAAAGTGTTATTTCCGAATGGTTTAATGGAACTACTGAAACGTGAGTTCATGGGGGGAGAAGAGTGA